A single genomic interval of Deinococcus sp. HSC-46F16 harbors:
- a CDS encoding phosphotransferase, translated as MLLLPEPLTYDAFVALHAQPLDPWRAALEEIRERHGLPAGNFTRFRLGKNAVFGLGDVVVKLVPPFWAGDARREAAALRAVGGLLPLKTPDLVAGGTLGEWNYLVTARLPGQPLRKVWAALGEPEQVRLAARQAELLRAVQGLASPTDLHFDWAGLLLDQGLELPRELQAPPALARRAEALLQDVVRNGPGFARPPAFLHGDLNFLNLLADERGGHVTLTALIDWSDARTGPPAHDLISPAVNQFRRWPAARRAWSAALNLTPEDVREATARALLYYPGEWTGILGDLGFLEADDWDEVGAALFGVS; from the coding sequence GTGCTGCTCCTGCCCGAACCGCTCACCTATGACGCCTTTGTGGCTCTCCACGCGCAGCCCCTGGACCCCTGGCGGGCGGCGCTGGAGGAGATCCGTGAGCGTCACGGGCTCCCGGCGGGCAACTTCACCCGCTTCCGGCTGGGCAAGAATGCGGTGTTCGGCCTCGGGGACGTGGTCGTCAAGTTGGTGCCGCCCTTCTGGGCTGGGGACGCGCGGCGGGAGGCGGCGGCTCTACGGGCCGTGGGGGGCCTCCTCCCGCTGAAGACCCCCGACTTGGTGGCAGGCGGCACGCTGGGGGAGTGGAACTATCTGGTAACCGCCCGCCTCCCCGGCCAACCCCTGCGGAAGGTCTGGGCCGCGCTGGGCGAGCCTGAGCAGGTGCGGCTGGCCGCGCGGCAGGCCGAACTGCTGCGGGCTGTGCAGGGCCTCGCGTCCCCCACCGACCTGCACTTTGACTGGGCCGGGCTCCTGCTGGATCAGGGCCTGGAGCTGCCTCGCGAGTTGCAGGCCCCGCCCGCCCTCGCCCGCCGTGCCGAAGCCCTCTTGCAAGACGTGGTGCGAAATGGTCCCGGATTCGCGCGTCCCCCCGCATTCCTGCACGGCGACCTCAACTTCCTGAACCTGCTGGCGGATGAGCGGGGCGGACACGTCACCCTGACGGCCCTGATCGACTGGAGCGACGCGCGGACAGGTCCCCCTGCCCATGACCTGATTTCTCCCGCCGTCAACCAGTTTCGCCGCTGGCCTGCCGCGCGGCGGGCGTGGAGCGCGGCGCTGAACCTCACGCCGGAGGATGTGCGCGAGGCCACGGCGCGGGCGCTGCTGTACTATCCCGGCGAGTGGACCGGCATTCTCGGTGATCTGGGTTTCCTGGAGGCCGACGACTGGGACGAGGTGGGCGCGGCCCTGTTTGGCGTCTCCTGA
- a CDS encoding peroxiredoxin, whose protein sequence is MTSRQSLVGQPAPDFTLPSTSGDSVTLSSYRGHQHVVLVFYPLDFSPVCSMQLPEYSGRQDDFAEAGAVVLGVNRDSVYTHKAWAAEYGIEVPLLADLNLGVARQYGVAIDERGVTGRAVFLIDKEGVVRFEHVEASTGDYTVRPEVVLARIRELG, encoded by the coding sequence ATGACCTCCCGCCAGAGCCTCGTCGGTCAGCCCGCACCCGACTTCACGCTGCCCTCCACCTCCGGCGACTCCGTGACCCTCAGCTCCTACCGGGGACATCAGCATGTCGTGCTGGTCTTCTATCCCCTCGACTTCAGCCCGGTGTGCTCCATGCAACTGCCCGAGTATTCCGGGCGGCAGGACGACTTCGCGGAAGCGGGGGCGGTCGTGCTGGGCGTCAACCGCGACAGCGTGTATACCCACAAGGCCTGGGCCGCCGAGTACGGCATCGAGGTGCCGCTGCTGGCCGACCTCAACCTGGGTGTGGCCCGGCAGTACGGCGTGGCGATCGACGAGCGTGGGGTCACGGGGCGGGCCGTGTTCCTGATTGACAAGGAGGGCGTGGTGCGCTTCGAGCATGTGGAGGCGTCGACCGGGGACTACACGGTGCGGCCGGAAGTGGTGCTCGCCCGCATCCGCGAACTGGGCTGA
- the chrA gene encoding chromate efflux transporter, with protein sequence MRTLEVFLVFLRLGLTSFGGPVAHLGYFRGEFVERRGWLGERAYADLVALAQFLPGPASSQVGMALGLLRAGGWGLLAAWVGFTLPSALLMVAFALGVARFGGGAEAGWLTGLKVAAVAVVAQAVAGMWGTLVGNDRVRAALALGVAALLVVWPAAGMQVAALVVCALVGWRFLPGAAAEAALPPVPVSRRVGAGLFTLCGGLLLAVPLMAALGPGWALFATTFQAGALVFGGGHVVLPLLEAGFVPGYVTPSTFLAGYGAANAVPGPLFTFATYLGAAQSALPAWAGALISTCGIFLAGGLLMAGALPFWAALSARPAARSALAGLNAGVVGLLLAALYHPVFTAGIREPRHLALALLAYAALTAGRWPAWAVVGACPALGAVLF encoded by the coding sequence ATGCGAACGCTGGAGGTCTTTCTCGTCTTTCTGCGGCTGGGGCTGACCAGTTTCGGGGGGCCAGTCGCGCACCTGGGCTACTTCCGGGGCGAGTTCGTGGAGCGGCGGGGGTGGCTGGGCGAGCGGGCCTACGCCGATCTCGTGGCGCTCGCGCAGTTTCTGCCGGGTCCGGCGAGCAGTCAGGTCGGGATGGCGCTGGGGCTGCTGCGGGCGGGCGGATGGGGCCTGCTGGCTGCGTGGGTGGGCTTCACCCTGCCGAGTGCGCTGCTGATGGTGGCCTTTGCACTGGGCGTGGCCCGCTTCGGGGGTGGGGCGGAGGCCGGGTGGCTGACCGGGCTGAAGGTCGCGGCGGTGGCGGTCGTCGCGCAGGCGGTCGCGGGGATGTGGGGGACTCTGGTGGGGAATGACCGGGTGCGGGCGGCACTCGCGCTGGGGGTCGCGGCCCTGCTGGTGGTATGGCCTGCGGCCGGAATGCAGGTCGCGGCCCTGGTGGTCTGTGCGCTGGTGGGCTGGCGGTTCCTGCCCGGCGCGGCGGCAGAAGCGGCGTTGCCCCCGGTGCCCGTCTCGCGGCGGGTGGGGGCGGGGCTGTTCACGCTGTGCGGGGGCCTGTTGTTGGCTGTGCCCCTGATGGCCGCGCTTGGGCCTGGGTGGGCGCTCTTCGCCACGACCTTCCAGGCCGGGGCGCTGGTGTTCGGGGGCGGGCACGTGGTCCTGCCGCTGCTGGAGGCGGGGTTCGTGCCGGGATACGTCACGCCGTCCACCTTCCTCGCCGGGTACGGGGCGGCGAACGCGGTGCCGGGGCCGCTCTTTACCTTCGCCACCTACCTGGGCGCGGCGCAGTCGGCCCTGCCCGCGTGGGCGGGGGCGCTGATCTCTACTTGCGGCATCTTCCTGGCCGGGGGCCTGCTGATGGCCGGGGCGCTGCCCTTCTGGGCGGCCCTCTCTGCCCGGCCCGCCGCCCGCTCCGCGCTGGCGGGGCTGAATGCGGGGGTCGTGGGCCTGCTGCTCGCCGCCCTGTATCACCCTGTCTTCACGGCGGGCATCCGGGAGCCGCGTCACCTCGCGCTGGCGCTGCTCGCCTACGCCGCCCTCACCGCCGGGCGCTGGCCCGCGTGGGCGGTGGTGGGGGCGTGCCCGGCCTTGGGAGCGGTGCTGTTCTAG
- a CDS encoding acyl-ACP desaturase, whose product MADILPPNMLNERPRTPAGLLSNAEKDRLIERGFLGLYRWYTARSQETRNWNPDRSFEWLKLRQDLPPEIVKVIQGFFAVEQYAPDFTSSLVNLVRRSHGRSHFQLRWGSEEEKHADAWENAVLFSGQRSPQWIEEYKERLRSQTWELPFPDAIHNLVYTVFQERATQLNYLNMMKIAQGKSEKPQYAGFSDPVLAKVAQTIAVDEAAHYNFFLEGVRMYLYYYPERTLDAIKNVIGGFSMPASALVPDWQDFAETVYRAGIYGPRDFQRDVMQVAFRNLGIESRKALEEGIKKTREVPDFEGGNHKTTAIFDTFDYGAVEGDVRRLHVKIQDYEKEIGFDRFDPTEFVENPEVPRKEGQAADD is encoded by the coding sequence ATGGCCGACATCCTGCCCCCCAACATGCTCAACGAGCGCCCCCGCACCCCGGCCGGGCTGCTCAGCAACGCCGAGAAGGACCGCCTGATCGAGCGCGGCTTCCTGGGCCTCTACCGCTGGTACACCGCCCGCAGCCAGGAGACGCGCAACTGGAACCCCGACCGCTCCTTCGAGTGGCTCAAGCTGCGTCAGGACCTGCCGCCGGAGATCGTCAAGGTCATCCAGGGCTTTTTCGCCGTCGAGCAGTACGCGCCCGACTTCACCTCCAGCCTCGTGAACCTCGTGCGACGCTCGCATGGGCGCAGCCACTTCCAACTGCGCTGGGGCAGCGAGGAGGAAAAGCACGCCGACGCCTGGGAGAACGCCGTGCTGTTCAGCGGCCAGCGGTCGCCTCAGTGGATCGAGGAATACAAGGAGCGCCTGCGGTCGCAGACCTGGGAACTCCCCTTCCCCGACGCCATCCACAACCTCGTGTACACCGTGTTTCAGGAGCGGGCCACCCAGCTCAACTACCTGAACATGATGAAAATCGCTCAGGGCAAGAGCGAGAAGCCGCAGTACGCGGGCTTTTCCGATCCCGTGCTCGCCAAGGTCGCGCAGACCATCGCGGTGGACGAGGCGGCGCACTACAACTTCTTCCTCGAAGGCGTGCGGATGTACCTCTACTACTACCCCGAGCGCACGCTGGACGCGATCAAGAACGTGATTGGGGGATTCTCCATGCCCGCCTCGGCTCTCGTGCCCGACTGGCAGGACTTCGCGGAAACGGTCTACCGCGCCGGGATCTACGGCCCGCGTGACTTCCAGCGCGACGTGATGCAGGTGGCCTTCCGCAACCTCGGCATCGAGAGCCGCAAGGCGCTGGAAGAGGGCATCAAGAAGACCCGCGAGGTCCCCGACTTCGAGGGCGGCAACCATAAGACCACCGCCATCTTCGACACCTTCGACTACGGGGCCGTCGAGGGCGACGTGCGCCGCCTGCACGTCAAGATTCAGGATTACGAGAAGGAGATCGGCTTCGACCGCTTCGACCCCACCGAGTTCGTGGAGAACCCGGAAGTGCCCAGGAAGGAAGGGCAAGCGGCCGACGACTGA